The following are from one region of the Roseobacter fucihabitans genome:
- the tolQ gene encoding protein TolQ, which yields MEADTLALAHEIDFSFWGLFARATLIVKLVMIMLIIASFWSWSIIVMKLLVYKKARAESAEFDQAFWSGEPLDALYETTGPAPSVSSEKIFAAGMTEWRRSHRDDGGLIAGATSRIDRSMDVAINKEADYLRGGLTVLATVGSSAPFIGLFGTVVGIMNAFIEIAEQQNTNLAVVAPGIAEALLATGLGLLAAIPAVIFYNKLSADCDKILSGYESFADEFATILSRQLDG from the coding sequence ATGGAAGCAGACACGCTGGCACTGGCGCATGAGATTGATTTCTCATTCTGGGGGCTATTCGCCCGCGCGACTTTAATCGTCAAATTGGTGATGATCATGTTGATCATTGCGTCCTTTTGGTCCTGGTCGATCATCGTTATGAAACTGCTGGTCTACAAGAAGGCGCGCGCCGAGTCTGCCGAGTTCGACCAGGCCTTTTGGTCGGGCGAACCGCTGGATGCGCTTTATGAGACCACCGGACCCGCGCCCTCGGTCAGTTCTGAAAAGATATTTGCCGCCGGGATGACGGAATGGCGCCGTTCGCACCGCGATGATGGCGGGCTGATCGCCGGGGCAACCTCGCGGATCGACCGGTCCATGGATGTGGCGATCAACAAGGAGGCGGATTATCTACGCGGGGGGCTGACCGTTTTGGCCACGGTGGGGTCGTCGGCGCCGTTTATCGGTCTGTTCGGGACCGTGGTGGGGATCATGAACGCATTCATCGAGATTGCAGAGCAGCAGAACACCAACCTGGCCGTCGTGGCGCCGGGGATTGCGGAGGCCTTGCTGGCCACGGGTCTGGGCTTGCTGGCGGCGATCCCGGCGGTGATTTTCTACAACAAGCTGAGCGCGGATTGCGACAAGATCCTGTCGGGCTACGAATCCTTTGCCGATGAGTTTGCCACCATCCTCAGCCGCCAGTTGGACGGTTGA
- the ybgC gene encoding tol-pal system-associated acyl-CoA thioesterase: protein MMHSFPIRVYYEDTDMAGIVYYANYLRYIERARSDWVRQIGIDQLAMKAQGIVFAVRRIEADYIQPARFDDVLEVVTRLMKITPARMIMGQDVRRGETLVFAAKVTIACIGAGGKPARLPAELRLMPIAEAQ from the coding sequence CTGATGCACAGCTTTCCGATCCGCGTTTATTACGAGGACACCGACATGGCGGGCATTGTCTATTACGCCAATTACCTGCGCTACATCGAGCGGGCGCGCAGCGATTGGGTCCGCCAGATTGGCATCGACCAATTGGCCATGAAGGCCCAAGGCATCGTTTTCGCGGTACGCCGCATCGAGGCCGACTACATTCAGCCTGCGCGGTTCGATGATGTGCTGGAGGTGGTCACGCGCCTGATGAAAATCACGCCCGCGCGCATGATCATGGGGCAAGACGTGCGGCGTGGCGAGACGTTGGTTTTTGCCGCAAAGGTTACGATTGCCTGTATCGGGGCAGGCGGAAAACCCGCTCGATTGCCAGCAGAACTCCGCTTAATGCCCATTGCTGAGGCCCAATGA
- a CDS encoding nuclear transport factor 2 family protein, with protein sequence MRCGWPRGLGWRNDYLCAARDMIDYHAFARQWEAGWNSHDLDRILSHYHADILFHSRKAQALTGKGVIKGREALRAYWTAALEAQPQLAFRIQDVFAGYNMTVISYLNHRDVLAAETFYFDADGIVTQAAACHRLEAS encoded by the coding sequence ATGCGCTGCGGCTGGCCGCGCGGGTTGGGCTGGCGCAATGACTATCTATGCGCGGCGCGCGATATGATCGACTATCATGCATTCGCGCGGCAATGGGAGGCGGGCTGGAACAGCCATGATCTGGACCGGATCCTGTCGCATTATCATGCCGATATTCTCTTTCACTCGCGCAAAGCGCAGGCTTTGACCGGAAAGGGAGTTATCAAGGGGCGCGAGGCCTTGCGTGCCTATTGGACAGCGGCGCTGGAGGCACAACCGCAATTGGCTTTTCGTATCCAGGATGTGTTTGCAGGATACAACATGACCGTGATCAGCTATCTCAATCACCGCGATGTGCTCGCGGCAGAGACGTTTTACTTCGACGCTGACGGAATAGTCACGCAGGCGGCGGCCTGTCACCGGCTGGAGGCTTCCTGA
- the ruvB gene encoding Holliday junction branch migration DNA helicase RuvB — MSDIDPTVRPDPLPGDFDRALRPQMLEEFVGQAEARANLRVFIQSARQRGEAMDHTLFHGPPGLGKTTLAQIMARELGVNFRMTSGPVLAKAGDLAAILTNLEPRDVLFIDEIHRLNPAVEEVLYPALEDFELDLVIGEGPAARTVRIELQPFTLVGATTRMGLLTTPLRDRFGIPTRLEFYTVDELFIIVKRNARKLGAPADEGGAREIAQRARGTPRIAGRLLRRVVDFAVVEGDGRVTQALADMALTRLGVDLLGLDSADRRYLRLIAENYAGGPVGIETLSAALSESRDSLEEVIEPFLLQQGLIQRTPRGRMLAQKGWTHLGMQPPKSQTDLFGV; from the coding sequence ATGAGCGACATCGACCCCACCGTGCGGCCCGACCCCTTGCCGGGGGATTTCGACCGTGCGCTGCGTCCGCAGATGCTGGAGGAGTTCGTCGGACAGGCTGAGGCGCGTGCCAATCTGCGCGTTTTCATCCAATCGGCCCGCCAACGCGGCGAAGCGATGGATCACACGCTGTTTCACGGCCCCCCCGGCTTGGGGAAAACCACGCTGGCGCAGATCATGGCGCGCGAGTTGGGTGTGAATTTCCGCATGACCAGCGGGCCGGTCTTGGCCAAGGCGGGCGATCTGGCGGCGATCCTGACCAATCTGGAACCGCGTGATGTGTTGTTCATCGACGAAATCCACCGGTTGAACCCGGCGGTTGAGGAGGTGTTATATCCCGCGCTTGAGGATTTCGAACTTGATCTGGTGATTGGCGAGGGGCCTGCGGCGCGCACGGTGCGTATCGAGTTGCAGCCCTTCACGCTGGTGGGGGCGACGACGCGGATGGGATTGTTGACGACACCGCTTCGCGACCGGTTTGGCATCCCCACACGGTTGGAATTCTACACGGTGGATGAATTATTCATCATCGTGAAGCGTAATGCGCGAAAACTCGGCGCGCCTGCGGATGAGGGTGGTGCGCGCGAAATCGCACAACGGGCGCGTGGTACACCACGTATTGCGGGACGATTGTTGCGTCGTGTGGTGGATTTTGCGGTGGTTGAGGGCGATGGCCGTGTGACGCAAGCGCTTGCGGATATGGCGCTGACCCGGTTGGGGGTTGATCTGTTGGGGCTGGACAGTGCGGATCGTCGATATTTGCGCCTGATTGCGGAGAATTACGCGGGCGGTCCTGTGGGGATCGAGACGCTGAGTGCGGCGCTGTCGGAAAGTCGGGATTCGCTGGAAGAGGTGATCGAGCCGTTTTTGCTGCAACAAGGGTTGATCCAGCGCACGCCGCGCGGTCGCATGTTGGCGCAAAAGGGCTGGACCCATTTGGGCATGCAGCCGCCGAAATCGCAGACGGATCTGTTTGGGGTTTAA
- the ruvA gene encoding Holliday junction branch migration protein RuvA, producing MIGKITGRIDYRALDHVLIDVRGVGYLVYCSDRTMASLPGVGQVVALFTDLVVREDLLQLFGFTTLAEKEWHRLLTSVQGVGAKASLAILGTLGTDGVSRAIALGDWNAVKAAKGVGPKIAQRVVLDLKDKAPSMMAMGGTVAQARGEAVAEVIETSATAAPIPQPSSSAQADALSALGNLGYGPGDAAGAVAQAAGENPGADTPTLIRAALKLLAPKG from the coding sequence ATGATTGGCAAAATCACCGGTCGGATTGATTACCGCGCGCTGGATCATGTGTTGATCGACGTGCGCGGCGTTGGATATCTGGTCTATTGCTCGGATCGGACGATGGCGAGCCTGCCGGGTGTGGGGCAGGTGGTGGCGCTTTTTACCGATCTTGTGGTGCGCGAGGACCTGTTGCAGTTGTTTGGCTTCACCACATTGGCGGAAAAGGAATGGCACCGTTTGTTGACCTCGGTGCAGGGCGTGGGGGCCAAGGCGTCGCTGGCCATATTGGGGACGCTGGGGACGGATGGTGTCAGCCGCGCGATTGCGCTGGGCGATTGGAACGCGGTCAAGGCCGCCAAGGGTGTGGGGCCGAAAATCGCGCAACGCGTGGTGTTGGATTTGAAGGATAAGGCGCCCAGCATGATGGCCATGGGCGGGACGGTTGCGCAGGCGAGGGGAGAAGCTGTGGCGGAGGTCATCGAGACCTCCGCCACAGCTGCGCCGATCCCGCAACCGTCCTCTTCGGCGCAGGCGGATGCGCTTTCGGCGCTTGGCAACCTCGGCTACGGTCCGGGCGATGCGGCGGGGGCCGTGGCGCAGGCGGCAGGTGAAAACCCCGGTGCCGATACGCCGACGCTGATCCGGGCGGCGCTGAAACTGCTCGCACCGAAGGGCTAG
- the ruvC gene encoding crossover junction endodeoxyribonuclease RuvC: MVRIIGIDPGLRNLGWGVVDVVGSKTTHVANGICRSTGEALSARLLSLHVQLSAIFAQFLPDQAAVEQTFVNKDGAGTLKLGQARGIAMLVPAQAGLSVGEYAPNTVKKAVVGVGHADKNQVLHMVQMQLPGAVIAGPDAADALAIAICHAHYGGASGLSAAIERARA; the protein is encoded by the coding sequence TTGGTACGGATAATTGGCATTGATCCGGGGTTGCGCAACCTGGGATGGGGCGTGGTTGATGTCGTCGGCAGTAAAACGACTCACGTCGCCAATGGCATTTGCCGATCAACCGGTGAGGCGCTGAGTGCGCGATTGCTGTCCTTGCATGTCCAATTGAGCGCGATTTTCGCGCAGTTTTTACCCGATCAGGCCGCTGTCGAGCAGACCTTCGTGAACAAAGACGGTGCCGGGACGCTCAAGCTCGGCCAAGCGCGCGGGATTGCGATGCTGGTCCCGGCACAAGCCGGATTGAGCGTGGGGGAATACGCCCCCAATACGGTGAAAAAGGCCGTTGTCGGTGTCGGCCATGCGGATAAGAACCAAGTCTTGCACATGGTGCAGATGCAATTGCCCGGTGCCGTGATCGCGGGCCCGGATGCGGCGGATGCCTTGGCCATTGCGATTTGTCATGCGCATTACGGCGGGGCCAGCGGGTTGAGCGCGGCCATCGAGAGGGCGCGGGCATGA
- a CDS encoding DUF1127 domain-containing protein — protein MSTFDTSRTTYGTASAVSRFFAMISDITTSVVAWNDARVTRNALAALSDRELDDIGLSRSDIDAIADRNIIR, from the coding sequence ATGTCTACATTCGACACATCCCGCACCACCTACGGCACCGCATCCGCAGTAAGCCGTTTCTTTGCCATGATCTCCGATATCACAACATCTGTTGTTGCCTGGAACGACGCCCGCGTGACACGTAACGCTTTGGCCGCATTGAGCGACCGGGAACTGGATGACATCGGCCTGAGCCGGTCGGACATCGACGCTATCGCAGATAGAAACATCATCCGCTGA
- a CDS encoding 50S ribosomal protein L11 methyltransferase yields the protein MPTFTALTTLPGKAAAENLGAAMENLMPEPTGIGVFEVEDGSGLWEVGGYFTEMPDDTALTLLALAMGAKPFVVSELPETDWVAHVRRELSPVAAGRFFVYGSHDADKVPQGCEPLLIEAAMAFGTGHHGTTLGCLRALDRLANAGVVGENVVDIGCGTAVLAMAAARIWPHPVLASDIDQVAVEVAASNAAANGLEGRVICVEAAGFDHPALLEASPFDLVFANILKGPLIALAPDMARHLKPGGYAILSGILNEQADDVIATYAHAGLGLHHREEIMDWTTLTLVNTER from the coding sequence ATGCCTACGTTCACCGCCCTGACGACTCTGCCTGGCAAAGCCGCCGCCGAAAATCTTGGTGCGGCGATGGAGAACCTGATGCCCGAGCCGACCGGCATTGGTGTGTTTGAGGTCGAGGACGGCTCGGGGCTTTGGGAGGTTGGCGGTTACTTTACCGAAATGCCCGATGATACGGCGCTGACCCTACTTGCGCTGGCCATGGGGGCCAAACCTTTCGTGGTATCCGAACTGCCCGAAACCGATTGGGTGGCGCATGTGCGCCGGGAGCTTTCCCCCGTCGCTGCGGGGCGGTTTTTTGTTTATGGCAGCCATGACGCCGATAAGGTGCCACAGGGCTGCGAGCCGTTGTTGATCGAGGCGGCGATGGCCTTTGGCACCGGGCACCACGGCACGACCTTGGGCTGTCTGCGCGCCCTGGACCGGCTCGCGAATGCCGGGGTCGTCGGAGAAAACGTCGTTGATATCGGCTGCGGGACGGCGGTTCTGGCGATGGCAGCCGCGCGGATCTGGCCGCATCCGGTTCTGGCCAGTGACATCGATCAGGTTGCGGTTGAGGTTGCCGCCAGCAATGCGGCCGCCAACGGGTTGGAAGGGCGTGTGATCTGCGTTGAGGCCGCCGGGTTCGATCATCCGGCTCTTTTGGAGGCCAGCCCCTTTGATCTTGTCTTTGCCAATATCCTCAAGGGCCCGCTGATCGCCCTGGCACCGGACATGGCGCGCCACCTGAAACCTGGCGGATATGCGATCCTGTCGGGCATCCTGAATGAGCAGGCCGATGATGTGATCGCAACCTACGCTCATGCAGGCCTCGGCCTCCACCACCGCGAAGAGATCATGGATTGGACGACCCTGACCCTGGTCAACACCGAGCGCTGA